Proteins encoded in a region of the Drosophila gunungcola strain Sukarami chromosome 3L unlocalized genomic scaffold, Dgunungcola_SK_2 000005F, whole genome shotgun sequence genome:
- the LOC128259505 gene encoding protein draper isoform X1 — protein sequence MLRLILIACLAQMALAQADLKDLDGPNICKRRESYPVKVVYTELQSYQERISTWCMAIPPRCSTYRLNNRVVNKTQTISKTRIVRDCCDGYIASAGECVPHCSEPCQHGRCISPEKCKCDHGYGGPACDINCPPGWYGRNCSMQCDCLNNAVCEPFSGDCECAKGFTGPRCAELCPEGFFGANCLEKCRCENGGKCHHVSGECQCAPGFTGPLCDMRCPDGKHGAQCQQDCPCQNDGKCQPESGACMCNPGWTGSVCANKCPVGSYGPGCLQTCACYKGAPCHHISGKCECPPGYLGERCFDECPLNTYGFNCSMTCDCENDATCDRANGSCICNPGWRGAKCEERICEADKYGLDCNRTCECDMEHTELCHPETGKCQCSIGWSSAQCTRPCTFLRYGVNCEQTCNCKNGAKCSPVNGTCLCAPGWSGPTCEESCAAGTFGQDCALRCDCQNGAKCEPETGQCMCTAGWKNIKCDRPCDLNHFGQDCARICDCQNNAACNPQNGSCTCAAGWTGERCERKCDPGKFGHDCAQKCQCDFNNSLACDSTNGRCVCKQDWGGVHCETNCRSGYYGENCDKVCRCLNNSSCDPDSGNCICSSGWTGADCAEPCPPGFYGMECKERCPEILHGNKSCDHITGEILCRTGYIGLTCEHPCPAGLYGPGCKLKCNCEHGGECNHVSGQCQCLPGWTGANCNESCPTDTYGQGCAQRCRCLHHKVCRKNDGMCICETGWTGTRCDEVCPEGFYGEHCMNACACPSANFQCHAAHGCVCRSGYTGDNCDDLIASQRVADQSEDSSRASVALTLVLMTLFAFIIFAVFFYYRRRVSNLKTEIAHVHYTHDANTTGWPPSNHNFDNPVYGMQAETRLLPNNMRPKMNNFDQRSTMSTEYGGDDSNASGRVGSYSINYNHDLLTKNLNADSTNPIVYNESLKEEHVYDEIKHKEGYKDPVKIYSKILFPEDEYDHLDYSRPSTSQKPHYHRMNDAMLNINQDEEKPSNVKNMTVLLDKPLPPTEPEPQHESFDNTNTNLDNVSTASPSSSPEFRK from the exons ATGTTGCGGCTTATCCTCATTGCCTGCCTGGCCCAAATGGCCCTGGCTCAGGCGGATCTTAAAGATCTGGATGGACCCAATATCTGTAAAAGACGAGAATC GTACCCCGTTAAAGTTGTCTACACAGAACTGCAATCTTATCAGGAGCGCATCTCCACTTGGTGCATGGCCATTCCTCCCAGGTGCTCCACCTATCGTCTTAATAACCGAGTGGTCAACAAGACCCAGACGATCTCGAAAACCCGTATCGTAAGGGATTGTTGTG ATGGCTACATTGCCAGCGCAGGAGAGTGTGTACCACATTGCTCGGAGCCCTGCCAGCACGGAAGATGCATCTCCCCGGAGAAGTGCAAGTGTGATCATGGCTACGGAGGACCCGCCTGCGATATAA ATTGCCCGCCGGGCTGGTACGGCCGGAACTGCTCGATGCAGTGCGACTGCCTAAACAACGCCGTCTGCGAACCCTTCTCTGGAGACTGTGAATGCGCCAAGGGCTTCACAGGACCACGCTGCGCCGAACTCTGTCCGGAGGGCTTCTTCGGGGCAAATTGCTTGGAAAAGTGCCGCTGCGAAAATGGCGGCAAATGCCACCACGTTTCCGGCGAATGCCAGTGCGCACCTGGTTTCACGGGTCCTCT ATGCGACATGCGCTGTCCGGATGGCAAACATGGTGCCCAGTGCCAGCAGGATTGTCCGTGCCAGAACGACGGAAAGTGCCAGCCGGAGAGTGGGGCGTGCATGTGCAATCCCGGCTGGACGGGCAGTGTGTGCGCCAACAAGTGTCCGGTGGGCAGCTATGGACCCGGATGCCTGCAGACCTGCGCCTGCTACAAGGGAGCACCCTGCCACCACATCAGCGGAAAGTGCGAGTGTCCGCCGGGATACTTGGGAGAGCGCTGCTTCGACGAGTGTCCGCTGAACACTTACGGATTCAATTGCAGCATGACCTGCGACTGCGAGAACGATGCCACCTGCGATCGCGCCAATGGATCCTGCATCTGCAACCCCGGCTGGCGGGGGGCCAAGTGCGAGGAGAGGATTTGCGAGGCGGACAAGTATGGATTGGACTGCAACCGCACCTGCGAGTGCGACATGGAGCACACGGAACTGTGTCACCCGGAGACGGGCAAATGCCAGTGCAGCATCGGCTGGAGCAGTGCCCAGTGCACCAGACCCTGTACCTTCCTGCGCTACGGCGTGAACTGTGAGCAGACCTGCAATTGCAAGAATGGAGCCAAGTGCTCGCCCGTCAACGGAACCTGTCTGTGTGCGCCCGGCTGGAGCGGACCGACCTGCGAGGAGAGCTGTGCCGCCGGCACTTTCGGTCAGGATTGCGCCCTGCGCTGCGACTGCCAGAATGGAGCAAAATGCGAACCGGAGACGGGTCAATGCATGTGCACGGCCGGCTGGAAGAACATCAAGTGCGATCGCCCCTGTGATCTCAATCACTTTGGACAGGATTGCGCCAGGATATGCGATTGCCAGAATAACGCCGCCTGCAACCCGCAGAACGGCAGCTGCACCTGTGCAGCCGGCTGGACGGGCGAGCGGTGCGAACGGAAGTGCGACCCCGGCAAATTCGGACACGATTGCGCCCAAAAGTGCCAGTGCGACTTCAACAACAGCCTGGCCTGCGACTCCACCAACGGACGATGCGTGTGCAAGCAGGACTGGGGAG GCGTTCATTGCGAGACCAACTGTCGGAGCGGTTACTATGGTGAAAATTGTGATAAAGTTTGCAGATGCCTGAACAACTCGTCCTGCGATCCCGATTCCGGTAACTGCATCTGCTCGTCTGGATGGACGGGCGCCGATTGCGCCGAACCCTGTCCGCCCGGATTCTATGGTATGGAGTGCAAGGAGCGCTGTCCGGAGATCTTGCATG GCAACAAGAGCTGCGATCATATTACGGGCGAGATTCTCTGCCGCACTGGCTACATTGGACTCACCTGTGAGCACCCGTGTCCGGCTGGACTTTACGGACCCGGCTGCAAGCTCAAGTGCAACTGCGAGCATGGCGGCGAGTGCAACCATGTGAGCGGTCAGTGCCAGTGCCTGCCCGGCTGGACCGGTGCCAACTGCAACGAGTCCTGCCCCACGGATACCTATGGCCAGGGATGCGCCCAGCGGTGCCGCTGTCTGCACCACAAGGTGTGCCGCAAGAACGACGGCATGTGCATCTGCGAGACGGGCTGGACGGGCACCCGCTGCGACGAGGTCTGTCCGGAGGGATTCTACGGCGAGCACTGCATGAACGCCTGCGCCTGTCCGTCGGCCAACTTCCAGTGCCATGCGGCACATGGTTGCGTCTGCAGGAGTGGCTACACGGGCGATAACTGCGACGACCTGATCGCCTCCCAACGAGTTGCAGACCAGAGCGAAGATT CAAGCCGAGCAAGTGTTGCATTGACCCTGGTCCTGATGACCCTGTTCGCTTTCATCATATTTGCCGTATTCTTCTACTATCGCCGACGTGTGTCCAACCTGAAAACGGAGATTGCCCATGTGCACTACACCCATGACGCGAACACCACTGGCTGGCCGCCCAGTAATCACAACTTTGACAACCCCGTGTATGGAATGCAGGCGGAAACGCGACTCCTGCCCAACAATATGCGCCCCAAGATGAACAACTTTGATCAGCGGAGCACGATGAGCACGGAATATGGCGGCGATGATTCCAATGCCAGTGGCAGGG TAGGCAGCTATTCGATTAACTACAACCACGATTTATTAACGAAGAACTTGAATGCGGACTCAACCAATCCGATTGTTTATAATGAATCGCTAAAGGAAGAGCATGTCTACGATGAGATCAAGCACAAGGAGGGCTACAAGGATCCGG TGAAAATTTATAGCAAGATTTTGTTTCCCGAGG ATGAATACGATCACCTGGACTACTCCCGACCTAGCACCTCGCAGAAGCCGCACTACCACCGTATGAACGATGCCATGCTCAACATAAACCAGGACGAGGAGAAGCCCAGCAATGTGAAGAACATGACGGTGTTGCTGGACAAGCCGCTGCCACCCACAGAGCCGGAGCCGCAGCACGAGAGCTTCGACAATACGAACACCAACCTGGACAATGTGTCCACGGCGTCGCCCAGTTCCAGTCCGGAATTTCGCAAGTAG
- the LOC128259505 gene encoding protein draper isoform X4: protein MLRLILIACLAQMALAQADLKDLDGPNICKRRESYPVKVVYTELQSYQERISTWCMAIPPRCSTYRLNNRVVNKTQTISKTRIVRDCCDGYIASAGECVPHCSEPCQHGRCISPEKCKCDHGYGGPACDISVHCETNCRSGYYGENCDKVCRCLNNSSCDPDSGNCICSSGWTGADCAEPCPPGFYGMECKERCPEILHGNKSCDHITGEILCRTGYIGLTCEHPCPAGLYGPGCKLKCNCEHGGECNHVSGQCQCLPGWTGANCNESCPTDTYGQGCAQRCRCLHHKVCRKNDGMCICETGWTGTRCDEVCPEGFYGEHCMNACACPSANFQCHAAHGCVCRSGYTGDNCDDLIASQRVADQSEDSSRASVALTLVLMTLFAFIIFAVFFYYRRRVSNLKTEIAHVHYTHDANTTGWPPSNHNFDNPVYGMQAETRLLPNNMRPKMNNFDQRSTMSTEYGGDDSNASGRVGSYSINYNHDLLTKNLNADSTNPIVYNESLKEEHVYDEIKHKEGYKDPVKIYSKILFPEDEYDHLDYSRPSTSQKPHYHRMNDAMLNINQDEEKPSNVKNMTVLLDKPLPPTEPEPQHESFDNTNTNLDNVSTASPSSSPEFRK, encoded by the exons ATGTTGCGGCTTATCCTCATTGCCTGCCTGGCCCAAATGGCCCTGGCTCAGGCGGATCTTAAAGATCTGGATGGACCCAATATCTGTAAAAGACGAGAATC GTACCCCGTTAAAGTTGTCTACACAGAACTGCAATCTTATCAGGAGCGCATCTCCACTTGGTGCATGGCCATTCCTCCCAGGTGCTCCACCTATCGTCTTAATAACCGAGTGGTCAACAAGACCCAGACGATCTCGAAAACCCGTATCGTAAGGGATTGTTGTG ATGGCTACATTGCCAGCGCAGGAGAGTGTGTACCACATTGCTCGGAGCCCTGCCAGCACGGAAGATGCATCTCCCCGGAGAAGTGCAAGTGTGATCATGGCTACGGAGGACCCGCCTGCGATATAA GCGTTCATTGCGAGACCAACTGTCGGAGCGGTTACTATGGTGAAAATTGTGATAAAGTTTGCAGATGCCTGAACAACTCGTCCTGCGATCCCGATTCCGGTAACTGCATCTGCTCGTCTGGATGGACGGGCGCCGATTGCGCCGAACCCTGTCCGCCCGGATTCTATGGTATGGAGTGCAAGGAGCGCTGTCCGGAGATCTTGCATG GCAACAAGAGCTGCGATCATATTACGGGCGAGATTCTCTGCCGCACTGGCTACATTGGACTCACCTGTGAGCACCCGTGTCCGGCTGGACTTTACGGACCCGGCTGCAAGCTCAAGTGCAACTGCGAGCATGGCGGCGAGTGCAACCATGTGAGCGGTCAGTGCCAGTGCCTGCCCGGCTGGACCGGTGCCAACTGCAACGAGTCCTGCCCCACGGATACCTATGGCCAGGGATGCGCCCAGCGGTGCCGCTGTCTGCACCACAAGGTGTGCCGCAAGAACGACGGCATGTGCATCTGCGAGACGGGCTGGACGGGCACCCGCTGCGACGAGGTCTGTCCGGAGGGATTCTACGGCGAGCACTGCATGAACGCCTGCGCCTGTCCGTCGGCCAACTTCCAGTGCCATGCGGCACATGGTTGCGTCTGCAGGAGTGGCTACACGGGCGATAACTGCGACGACCTGATCGCCTCCCAACGAGTTGCAGACCAGAGCGAAGATT CAAGCCGAGCAAGTGTTGCATTGACCCTGGTCCTGATGACCCTGTTCGCTTTCATCATATTTGCCGTATTCTTCTACTATCGCCGACGTGTGTCCAACCTGAAAACGGAGATTGCCCATGTGCACTACACCCATGACGCGAACACCACTGGCTGGCCGCCCAGTAATCACAACTTTGACAACCCCGTGTATGGAATGCAGGCGGAAACGCGACTCCTGCCCAACAATATGCGCCCCAAGATGAACAACTTTGATCAGCGGAGCACGATGAGCACGGAATATGGCGGCGATGATTCCAATGCCAGTGGCAGGG TAGGCAGCTATTCGATTAACTACAACCACGATTTATTAACGAAGAACTTGAATGCGGACTCAACCAATCCGATTGTTTATAATGAATCGCTAAAGGAAGAGCATGTCTACGATGAGATCAAGCACAAGGAGGGCTACAAGGATCCGG TGAAAATTTATAGCAAGATTTTGTTTCCCGAGG ATGAATACGATCACCTGGACTACTCCCGACCTAGCACCTCGCAGAAGCCGCACTACCACCGTATGAACGATGCCATGCTCAACATAAACCAGGACGAGGAGAAGCCCAGCAATGTGAAGAACATGACGGTGTTGCTGGACAAGCCGCTGCCACCCACAGAGCCGGAGCCGCAGCACGAGAGCTTCGACAATACGAACACCAACCTGGACAATGTGTCCACGGCGTCGCCCAGTTCCAGTCCGGAATTTCGCAAGTAG
- the LOC128259505 gene encoding protein draper isoform X3 — protein MLRLILIACLAQMALAQADLKDLDGPNICKRRESYPVKVVYTELQSYQERISTWCMAIPPRCSTYRLNNRVVNKTQTISKTRIVRDCCDGYIASAGECVPHCSEPCQHGRCISPEKCKCDHGYGGPACDINCPPGWYGRNCSMQCDCLNNAVCEPFSGDCECAKGFTGPRCAELCPEGFFGANCLEKCRCENGGKCHHVSGECQCAPGFTGPLCDMRCPDGKHGAQCQQDCPCQNDGKCQPESGACMCNPGWTGSVCANKCPVGSYGPGCLQTCACYKGAPCHHISGKCECPPGYLGERCFDECPLNTYGFNCSMTCDCENDATCDRANGSCICNPGWRGAKCEERICEADKYGLDCNRTCECDMEHTELCHPETGKCQCSIGWSSAQCTRPCTFLRYGVNCEQTCNCKNGAKCSPVNGTCLCAPGWSGPTCEESCAAGTFGQDCALRCDCQNGAKCEPETGQCMCTAGWKNIKCDRPCDLNHFGQDCARICDCQNNAACNPQNGSCTCAAGWTGERCERKCDPGKFGHDCAQKCQCDFNNSLACDSTNGRCVCKQDWGGVHCETNCRSGYYGENCDKVCRCLNNSSCDPDSGNCICSSGWTGADCAEPCPPGFYGMECKERCPEILHGNKSCDHITGEILCRTGYIGLTCEHPCPAGLYGPGCKLKCNCEHGGECNHVSGQCQCLPGWTGANCNESCPTDTYGQGCAQRCRCLHHKVCRKNDGMCICETGWTGTRCDEVCPEGFYGEHCMNACACPSANFQCHAAHGCVCRSGYTGDNCDDLIASQRVADQSEDSSRASVALTLVLMTLFAFIIFAVFFYYRRRVSNLKTEIAHVHYTHDANTTGWPPSNHNFDNPVYGMQAETRLLPNNMRPKMNNFDQRSTMSTEYGGDDSNASGRVGSYSINYNHDLLTKNLNADSTNPIVYNESLKEEHVYDEIKHKEGYKDPDEYDHLDYSRPSTSQKPHYHRMNDAMLNINQDEEKPSNVKNMTVLLDKPLPPTEPEPQHESFDNTNTNLDNVSTASPSSSPEFRK, from the exons ATGTTGCGGCTTATCCTCATTGCCTGCCTGGCCCAAATGGCCCTGGCTCAGGCGGATCTTAAAGATCTGGATGGACCCAATATCTGTAAAAGACGAGAATC GTACCCCGTTAAAGTTGTCTACACAGAACTGCAATCTTATCAGGAGCGCATCTCCACTTGGTGCATGGCCATTCCTCCCAGGTGCTCCACCTATCGTCTTAATAACCGAGTGGTCAACAAGACCCAGACGATCTCGAAAACCCGTATCGTAAGGGATTGTTGTG ATGGCTACATTGCCAGCGCAGGAGAGTGTGTACCACATTGCTCGGAGCCCTGCCAGCACGGAAGATGCATCTCCCCGGAGAAGTGCAAGTGTGATCATGGCTACGGAGGACCCGCCTGCGATATAA ATTGCCCGCCGGGCTGGTACGGCCGGAACTGCTCGATGCAGTGCGACTGCCTAAACAACGCCGTCTGCGAACCCTTCTCTGGAGACTGTGAATGCGCCAAGGGCTTCACAGGACCACGCTGCGCCGAACTCTGTCCGGAGGGCTTCTTCGGGGCAAATTGCTTGGAAAAGTGCCGCTGCGAAAATGGCGGCAAATGCCACCACGTTTCCGGCGAATGCCAGTGCGCACCTGGTTTCACGGGTCCTCT ATGCGACATGCGCTGTCCGGATGGCAAACATGGTGCCCAGTGCCAGCAGGATTGTCCGTGCCAGAACGACGGAAAGTGCCAGCCGGAGAGTGGGGCGTGCATGTGCAATCCCGGCTGGACGGGCAGTGTGTGCGCCAACAAGTGTCCGGTGGGCAGCTATGGACCCGGATGCCTGCAGACCTGCGCCTGCTACAAGGGAGCACCCTGCCACCACATCAGCGGAAAGTGCGAGTGTCCGCCGGGATACTTGGGAGAGCGCTGCTTCGACGAGTGTCCGCTGAACACTTACGGATTCAATTGCAGCATGACCTGCGACTGCGAGAACGATGCCACCTGCGATCGCGCCAATGGATCCTGCATCTGCAACCCCGGCTGGCGGGGGGCCAAGTGCGAGGAGAGGATTTGCGAGGCGGACAAGTATGGATTGGACTGCAACCGCACCTGCGAGTGCGACATGGAGCACACGGAACTGTGTCACCCGGAGACGGGCAAATGCCAGTGCAGCATCGGCTGGAGCAGTGCCCAGTGCACCAGACCCTGTACCTTCCTGCGCTACGGCGTGAACTGTGAGCAGACCTGCAATTGCAAGAATGGAGCCAAGTGCTCGCCCGTCAACGGAACCTGTCTGTGTGCGCCCGGCTGGAGCGGACCGACCTGCGAGGAGAGCTGTGCCGCCGGCACTTTCGGTCAGGATTGCGCCCTGCGCTGCGACTGCCAGAATGGAGCAAAATGCGAACCGGAGACGGGTCAATGCATGTGCACGGCCGGCTGGAAGAACATCAAGTGCGATCGCCCCTGTGATCTCAATCACTTTGGACAGGATTGCGCCAGGATATGCGATTGCCAGAATAACGCCGCCTGCAACCCGCAGAACGGCAGCTGCACCTGTGCAGCCGGCTGGACGGGCGAGCGGTGCGAACGGAAGTGCGACCCCGGCAAATTCGGACACGATTGCGCCCAAAAGTGCCAGTGCGACTTCAACAACAGCCTGGCCTGCGACTCCACCAACGGACGATGCGTGTGCAAGCAGGACTGGGGAG GCGTTCATTGCGAGACCAACTGTCGGAGCGGTTACTATGGTGAAAATTGTGATAAAGTTTGCAGATGCCTGAACAACTCGTCCTGCGATCCCGATTCCGGTAACTGCATCTGCTCGTCTGGATGGACGGGCGCCGATTGCGCCGAACCCTGTCCGCCCGGATTCTATGGTATGGAGTGCAAGGAGCGCTGTCCGGAGATCTTGCATG GCAACAAGAGCTGCGATCATATTACGGGCGAGATTCTCTGCCGCACTGGCTACATTGGACTCACCTGTGAGCACCCGTGTCCGGCTGGACTTTACGGACCCGGCTGCAAGCTCAAGTGCAACTGCGAGCATGGCGGCGAGTGCAACCATGTGAGCGGTCAGTGCCAGTGCCTGCCCGGCTGGACCGGTGCCAACTGCAACGAGTCCTGCCCCACGGATACCTATGGCCAGGGATGCGCCCAGCGGTGCCGCTGTCTGCACCACAAGGTGTGCCGCAAGAACGACGGCATGTGCATCTGCGAGACGGGCTGGACGGGCACCCGCTGCGACGAGGTCTGTCCGGAGGGATTCTACGGCGAGCACTGCATGAACGCCTGCGCCTGTCCGTCGGCCAACTTCCAGTGCCATGCGGCACATGGTTGCGTCTGCAGGAGTGGCTACACGGGCGATAACTGCGACGACCTGATCGCCTCCCAACGAGTTGCAGACCAGAGCGAAGATT CAAGCCGAGCAAGTGTTGCATTGACCCTGGTCCTGATGACCCTGTTCGCTTTCATCATATTTGCCGTATTCTTCTACTATCGCCGACGTGTGTCCAACCTGAAAACGGAGATTGCCCATGTGCACTACACCCATGACGCGAACACCACTGGCTGGCCGCCCAGTAATCACAACTTTGACAACCCCGTGTATGGAATGCAGGCGGAAACGCGACTCCTGCCCAACAATATGCGCCCCAAGATGAACAACTTTGATCAGCGGAGCACGATGAGCACGGAATATGGCGGCGATGATTCCAATGCCAGTGGCAGGG TAGGCAGCTATTCGATTAACTACAACCACGATTTATTAACGAAGAACTTGAATGCGGACTCAACCAATCCGATTGTTTATAATGAATCGCTAAAGGAAGAGCATGTCTACGATGAGATCAAGCACAAGGAGGGCTACAAGGATCCGG ATGAATACGATCACCTGGACTACTCCCGACCTAGCACCTCGCAGAAGCCGCACTACCACCGTATGAACGATGCCATGCTCAACATAAACCAGGACGAGGAGAAGCCCAGCAATGTGAAGAACATGACGGTGTTGCTGGACAAGCCGCTGCCACCCACAGAGCCGGAGCCGCAGCACGAGAGCTTCGACAATACGAACACCAACCTGGACAATGTGTCCACGGCGTCGCCCAGTTCCAGTCCGGAATTTCGCAAGTAG
- the LOC128259505 gene encoding protein draper isoform X5, with product MLRLILIACLAQMALAQADLKDLDGPNICKRRESYPVKVVYTELQSYQERISTWCMAIPPRCSTYRLNNRVVNKTQTISKTRIVRDCCDGYIASAGECVPHCSEPCQHGRCISPEKCKCDHGYGGPACDIICRCLNNSSCDPDSGNCICSSGWTGADCAEPCPPGFYGMECKERCPEILHGNKSCDHITGEILCRTGYIGLTCEHPCPAGLYGPGCKLKCNCEHGGECNHVSGQCQCLPGWTGANCNESCPTDTYGQGCAQRCRCLHHKVCRKNDGMCICETGWTGTRCDEVCPEGFYGEHCMNACACPSANFQCHAAHGCVCRSGYTGDNCDDLIASQRVADQSEDSSRASVALTLVLMTLFAFIIFAVFFYYRRRVSNLKTEIAHVHYTHDANTTGWPPSNHNFDNPVYGMQAETRLLPNNMRPKMNNFDQRSTMSTEYGGDDSNASGRVGSYSINYNHDLLTKNLNADSTNPIVYNESLKEEHVYDEIKHKEGYKDPVKIYSKILFPEDEYDHLDYSRPSTSQKPHYHRMNDAMLNINQDEEKPSNVKNMTVLLDKPLPPTEPEPQHESFDNTNTNLDNVSTASPSSSPEFRK from the exons ATGTTGCGGCTTATCCTCATTGCCTGCCTGGCCCAAATGGCCCTGGCTCAGGCGGATCTTAAAGATCTGGATGGACCCAATATCTGTAAAAGACGAGAATC GTACCCCGTTAAAGTTGTCTACACAGAACTGCAATCTTATCAGGAGCGCATCTCCACTTGGTGCATGGCCATTCCTCCCAGGTGCTCCACCTATCGTCTTAATAACCGAGTGGTCAACAAGACCCAGACGATCTCGAAAACCCGTATCGTAAGGGATTGTTGTG ATGGCTACATTGCCAGCGCAGGAGAGTGTGTACCACATTGCTCGGAGCCCTGCCAGCACGGAAGATGCATCTCCCCGGAGAAGTGCAAGTGTGATCATGGCTACGGAGGACCCGCCTGCGATATAA TTTGCAGATGCCTGAACAACTCGTCCTGCGATCCCGATTCCGGTAACTGCATCTGCTCGTCTGGATGGACGGGCGCCGATTGCGCCGAACCCTGTCCGCCCGGATTCTATGGTATGGAGTGCAAGGAGCGCTGTCCGGAGATCTTGCATG GCAACAAGAGCTGCGATCATATTACGGGCGAGATTCTCTGCCGCACTGGCTACATTGGACTCACCTGTGAGCACCCGTGTCCGGCTGGACTTTACGGACCCGGCTGCAAGCTCAAGTGCAACTGCGAGCATGGCGGCGAGTGCAACCATGTGAGCGGTCAGTGCCAGTGCCTGCCCGGCTGGACCGGTGCCAACTGCAACGAGTCCTGCCCCACGGATACCTATGGCCAGGGATGCGCCCAGCGGTGCCGCTGTCTGCACCACAAGGTGTGCCGCAAGAACGACGGCATGTGCATCTGCGAGACGGGCTGGACGGGCACCCGCTGCGACGAGGTCTGTCCGGAGGGATTCTACGGCGAGCACTGCATGAACGCCTGCGCCTGTCCGTCGGCCAACTTCCAGTGCCATGCGGCACATGGTTGCGTCTGCAGGAGTGGCTACACGGGCGATAACTGCGACGACCTGATCGCCTCCCAACGAGTTGCAGACCAGAGCGAAGATT CAAGCCGAGCAAGTGTTGCATTGACCCTGGTCCTGATGACCCTGTTCGCTTTCATCATATTTGCCGTATTCTTCTACTATCGCCGACGTGTGTCCAACCTGAAAACGGAGATTGCCCATGTGCACTACACCCATGACGCGAACACCACTGGCTGGCCGCCCAGTAATCACAACTTTGACAACCCCGTGTATGGAATGCAGGCGGAAACGCGACTCCTGCCCAACAATATGCGCCCCAAGATGAACAACTTTGATCAGCGGAGCACGATGAGCACGGAATATGGCGGCGATGATTCCAATGCCAGTGGCAGGG TAGGCAGCTATTCGATTAACTACAACCACGATTTATTAACGAAGAACTTGAATGCGGACTCAACCAATCCGATTGTTTATAATGAATCGCTAAAGGAAGAGCATGTCTACGATGAGATCAAGCACAAGGAGGGCTACAAGGATCCGG TGAAAATTTATAGCAAGATTTTGTTTCCCGAGG ATGAATACGATCACCTGGACTACTCCCGACCTAGCACCTCGCAGAAGCCGCACTACCACCGTATGAACGATGCCATGCTCAACATAAACCAGGACGAGGAGAAGCCCAGCAATGTGAAGAACATGACGGTGTTGCTGGACAAGCCGCTGCCACCCACAGAGCCGGAGCCGCAGCACGAGAGCTTCGACAATACGAACACCAACCTGGACAATGTGTCCACGGCGTCGCCCAGTTCCAGTCCGGAATTTCGCAAGTAG